In a single window of the Streptomyces sp. NBC_00091 genome:
- a CDS encoding type I polyketide synthase, whose amino-acid sequence MATNEETLRDYLKWVTTDLHETKQRLREVEDAGHEPIAIVGMACRFPGGVASPEDLWRLVSDGGDAIGPFPEDRGWDLDAIYDPDPERSGRTYVKEGGFLYEAGAFDPGVFGISPREALAMDPQQRLVMEAAWEAFERAGIDPQSVKGSRTGTFVGCYNLDYCWSLPSIPEGYEGHLTTGSAASVVSGRVAYTFGLEGPAVSVDTACSSGLVALHMAAQALRADECSMALVGGVTVMSTPLEFIGYSEQRGMAADGRCKAFSEGADGMALAEGAGILLVERLSDAVRNGHEVLAVVRGSATNQDGASNGMTAPNGPSQQRVIKQALANARLSTHDVDVVEAHGTGTALGDPIEAGALLATYGQRPADATPLRLGSVKSNIGHTQAASGIAGVIKMVMAMRNGVLPKTLHVNEPSPHIDWSSGAVELLTEPADWTVDGRPRRAAVSSFGISGTNAHIILEQHLAQDGAEGDAESAEPGAPAETVVTGGLVPWTVSGKTTEALHGQAARLRAYAESDTAVEPAVVAGALTTTRAALERRGVVLAGERDGFLTGLDALAAGLPAAGVVDGAVVKGADRPVFVFPGQGSQWLGMAVELYDSSPVFAARLDACAEALAPYTDWSLLDVLRQEDGAPGFDRVDVVQPALWAVMVSLAELWRAAGVVPAAVVGHSQGEIAAAAVSGALSLEDAAKVSALRAKALLALAGKGGMVSVADTADAVAERISAWGERLALASVNGPQSTVVSGDPEALDELMAACEADGVRARRINVDYASHGPQVESIRDEVIGLLAGIQPRTAEIPFFSTVTGEWADGSELDAEYWYTNLRRTVRFQDAIAALLERGHGLFVESSAHPVLTIGVQETIEAAGSPAVTQGTLRREEGGPQRFLASLAQAWTHGAPVDWQTVYASQEAARVDLPTYAFQREHYWLEVADSGSGDVTAAGLGAADHPLLGATVRLADGDQAVLTGRLSLRTHPWLADHAVNGTVILPGTAFVELAVRAGDEAGCDTLDELTLEAPLVLPPESAARLQLVVGGPESDGRRPVALYSLPEDAPEGTPWTRHATGLLLGARREPAFDLSAWPPPGAEPVSLDGFYEALSGAGYQYGPAFQGLSAVWKQSDGDEIYAEVALAHEQHDDAARFGLHPALLDAALHAGLVPAARGEAEGVRLPFSWNGVTLHAVGATALRVRISPAGEDGVGLEIADATGRPVATVGALVSRAVTAASLDSGPATDDSLFRLDWTAVDTDGLPQDAAPHDWFVLGEDRLGVEAAFQRLGAFPQIFDDVATLGDAVAAGLPAPEVVVLPVGSAPATSAGSAAALADAVREETARILTVLQDWLADERLEGARLAVVTRGAVSVRPGEDVTDLVHAPLWGLVRSAQAENPGRLLLVDLDAAEDAAAALPAAVAAAHRAGEPQAAVRDAAVLAPRLVRGTAPGGTLTPPRSAAHWQLAASGGTLDHLALVPAGTRPLAEGEIRVAVRAAGLNFRDVMIALGMYPGDATMGNEGAGVVTEVGSGVSGLAVGDRVMGPVPGAFGPDTVADRRVVTRIPDGWTFEQAASAPTAFLTAYYALVELAGLKAGERVLVHAAAGGVGSAAVQIARHLGAEVFGTASEGKWDALRAAGLDDAHIASSRDASFEERFSTATGGEGVDVVLNSLAGELTDASLRLLPRGGRFVEMGKTDVRDPQDIERDHTGVAYRAFDLAEAGPERIAEMLAELGRLFEAGVLQPLPVRTWDIRRAPEAFRFMSQAKHVGKIVLTVPQGWDPAGTVLITGGTGTLGALVAKHLVTEHGVRNLLLAGRRGPDAPGAAELVAEIAELGATAEVVACDAADRDALAALLAAIPADRPLRGVVHTAGVLDDGVIASLDADRLGAVLRPKADAAALLHELTRDLDLTAFVLFSSAAGVIGGPAQGNYAAANAFLDALAQHRCAQGLPATSLAWGLWDKASGMTGHLSEEDVARMARSGMVAFSPAEGLALLDAGVTGGAPLLVPVRLDAAALRTMATGGTLPALARGLVRVPGRRTVENADGAGGSALARRLTALTPDDQLRTLLDLVRTHAAAVLGHSAAEAVGAEKAFKELGFDSLTAVELRNRLGAATGLRLPATIVFDHPTPASLARQLRTALLGDAEREQQDNAPLTAPAADGDPVVIVGMACRFPDGVDSPEALWRLVAEGGDAIGAFPANRGWDLDAIYDPEPGTPGRTYVKEGGFLHDAGRFDAELFGISPREALAMDPQQRLVLEGAWQVFERAGIDPATLKGTRTGVFVGAVPSGYATELCEIPEGVEGYFGTGLSNSVISGRVAYSFGLEGPAVTVDTACSSSLVALHLAAQSLRQGECSMALAGGVAVMSTPAEFLEFGRQRALAADGRAKAFAGAADGTAFSEGLGVLLLEKLSDARRNGHRVLAVVRGSATNQDGASNGLTAPSGPSQQRVIRQALASAKLAAQDVDAVEAHGTGTKLGDPIEAHALLATYGQGRDEDRPLWLGSLKSNIGHTQAVSGIAGVIKSVMALRHGVLAKTLHVDEPSPHVEWSTGSVELLTEQRAWPETGHPRRVGVSSFGLSGTNAHVILEQSPLAATDHDRAPEDTGRPAVAGVLAATVPWTLTGKNPAALQAQAQRLHDHLAADVDLSLSDVALSLATTRARLDHRAAVVLGSREEALAGLAALAAGAPAGQTVTGAADIEGKTVFVFPGQGSQWAGMGAELLDASPVFAARFAEVAAAVEAHVDWSVEGVLRGAEGTPELTRIEVLQPVLFTVMVSLAELWRAAGVVPDAVVGHSQGEIAAAAVSGALSLEDAAKVVVLRSQLFADELVGCGAVASVSLGADAVRARIAPYGDALSIAGINGPGTVTVAGEVAPLEELVAALEADGIRAKVIPSTVASHCAQVDRLKDQVIELLSFVRPRAGSVPLYSTVTGEVLDGSELTAAYWYENCRQPVSFEPVVRSLLAEGFRAFVESSAHPVLVYGVLETAEAAGSEALALGTLRREEGGLARFYTSLAAAWTRGIDVDWRSVLAGRGARPVELPTYAFQQQRYWLESGPAEATAPQGAAEETEGAFWSAVEAGDLDSLAETVGLDGDRPLRDLLPELATWRRGRRERSTVDSWRYDVDWTLLPEDATDRLTGGWLVVEPLHAADPGRTGATVAALAAQGAEVHRIVLDPAEADRTAWASQLPDGPLTGVVSLLGDAADRDAVATGTLVLVQALGDAGVTAPLWVLTHGAVATGPADAPADPVQAQLWGLGRVVGLEQPRTWGGLVDLPAEPDERAAARLARVLTGLGDEDQVAVRAGGAFGRRLVRSPLGDREPVRRWEPSGTVLVTGGTGGVGARVARRLAATGAAHLVLTSRRGADAPGAAELAAELRALGADVTIPACDVSDREQLKAVLDAIPAGQPLTAVVHAVGIVQSTLVDEMTTDEYRKINEGKIDGARHLDELLGDTALDAFVLFSSNSGVWGSGRHGGYAPGNAYLDAFAQQRRARGLTATSLAWGAWGGGGMMEGEGVEEYMRRRGVIEMDPELALNAMVQAVEHDEVFRAVADVEWERFARGFTSGRPSPLIQGVPEARAALKAAEEPTQTAAAATGAAARLVEELTAANPAERETILLDLVREKVAGVLGHDSGDAIEPGRAFKGLGFDSLTAVELRDRLGAATGLKLPATIVFDYPNPAALAGHLRGALLPESTAPVGSVLDELDRLEGALAATDPDTDTRTKLKQRLEALLWTWGGADATPDESTGEGLTTATADDMFALLDKELGTS is encoded by the coding sequence ATGGCGACGAACGAAGAGACGCTCCGCGATTACCTCAAGTGGGTCACCACCGATCTGCACGAGACGAAGCAGCGGCTGCGCGAGGTCGAGGATGCCGGGCACGAGCCGATCGCGATCGTCGGCATGGCCTGCCGCTTCCCCGGTGGCGTCGCGTCGCCGGAGGACCTGTGGCGCCTGGTGTCGGACGGCGGGGACGCCATCGGCCCCTTCCCCGAGGACCGCGGCTGGGACCTCGACGCGATCTACGACCCGGACCCCGAGCGCTCCGGCCGCACCTACGTGAAGGAAGGCGGATTCCTCTACGAGGCCGGCGCGTTCGACCCGGGCGTGTTCGGCATCTCGCCGCGCGAGGCCCTCGCGATGGACCCGCAGCAGCGCCTCGTCATGGAAGCCGCCTGGGAGGCGTTCGAGCGGGCCGGAATCGACCCGCAGTCCGTGAAGGGCAGCCGCACCGGCACCTTCGTCGGCTGCTACAACCTCGACTACTGCTGGTCCCTGCCCTCCATCCCCGAGGGGTACGAGGGCCACCTGACCACCGGCAGCGCGGCGAGCGTCGTCTCCGGCCGCGTCGCCTACACCTTCGGCCTGGAGGGCCCGGCCGTCTCCGTCGACACCGCCTGCTCCTCGGGACTCGTCGCCCTGCACATGGCCGCGCAGGCGCTGCGCGCCGACGAGTGCTCCATGGCCCTCGTCGGCGGCGTCACCGTCATGTCCACCCCGCTGGAGTTCATCGGCTACAGCGAGCAGCGCGGCATGGCCGCCGACGGCCGCTGCAAGGCCTTCTCCGAGGGTGCCGACGGCATGGCGCTCGCCGAGGGCGCCGGCATCCTGCTCGTCGAGCGGCTCTCCGACGCCGTGCGCAACGGCCACGAGGTACTGGCCGTCGTACGGGGTTCGGCGACCAACCAGGACGGCGCCAGCAACGGCATGACCGCCCCCAACGGCCCCTCCCAGCAGCGCGTCATCAAGCAGGCCCTCGCCAACGCCCGGCTGTCCACCCACGACGTCGACGTCGTTGAGGCGCACGGCACCGGAACGGCCCTCGGCGACCCGATCGAGGCCGGGGCGCTGCTGGCGACCTACGGCCAGCGGCCCGCGGACGCCACACCGCTGCGGCTGGGCTCCGTGAAGTCCAACATCGGCCACACGCAGGCCGCTTCGGGCATCGCCGGCGTCATCAAGATGGTCATGGCGATGCGCAACGGCGTCCTTCCCAAGACCCTCCACGTCAACGAGCCGTCCCCGCACATCGACTGGTCCTCCGGCGCGGTGGAACTCCTCACCGAGCCCGCGGACTGGACCGTCGACGGCCGCCCGCGCCGGGCCGCAGTCTCCTCGTTCGGCATCAGCGGCACCAACGCCCACATCATCCTGGAGCAGCACCTCGCACAGGACGGGGCCGAGGGCGACGCCGAGAGCGCCGAGCCCGGGGCGCCCGCCGAGACCGTCGTCACCGGCGGCCTGGTCCCGTGGACCGTGTCCGGCAAGACCACCGAGGCCCTGCACGGGCAGGCGGCCCGGCTGCGCGCCTACGCGGAGTCCGACACCGCCGTCGAACCGGCCGTGGTGGCCGGGGCGCTGACCACGACGCGGGCCGCTCTGGAGCGGCGCGGCGTCGTACTGGCGGGGGAGCGGGACGGCTTCCTGACCGGCCTGGACGCCCTGGCCGCCGGGCTTCCGGCGGCGGGGGTCGTGGACGGCGCCGTAGTCAAGGGCGCGGACCGTCCGGTGTTCGTCTTCCCGGGGCAGGGTTCGCAGTGGCTGGGGATGGCGGTGGAGTTGTACGACTCCTCGCCGGTGTTCGCGGCCCGCCTGGACGCGTGCGCCGAGGCTTTGGCCCCGTACACGGACTGGTCGCTGCTGGATGTCCTGCGGCAGGAGGACGGTGCGCCCGGTTTCGACCGGGTGGATGTGGTCCAGCCGGCGTTGTGGGCGGTGATGGTGTCGCTGGCGGAGCTGTGGCGTGCGGCGGGGGTCGTTCCGGCGGCTGTCGTGGGTCACTCCCAGGGCGAGATCGCGGCCGCGGCCGTCTCGGGCGCGTTGTCGCTGGAGGACGCGGCGAAGGTGTCGGCGCTGCGTGCCAAGGCGCTGCTGGCGCTGGCGGGCAAGGGCGGCATGGTGTCGGTGGCCGACACCGCCGATGCGGTGGCGGAACGTATCTCCGCTTGGGGTGAGCGGCTCGCGCTGGCTTCGGTGAACGGCCCGCAGTCCACGGTGGTTTCCGGTGATCCGGAGGCCTTGGACGAGCTGATGGCCGCCTGCGAGGCCGACGGCGTCCGCGCCCGTCGCATCAACGTCGACTACGCCTCGCACGGTCCGCAGGTGGAGTCGATCCGCGACGAGGTCATCGGTCTCCTGGCCGGGATTCAGCCGCGCACCGCCGAGATCCCCTTCTTCTCCACCGTCACGGGGGAGTGGGCCGACGGCTCCGAGCTGGACGCCGAGTACTGGTACACCAACCTCCGCCGCACCGTCCGCTTCCAGGACGCCATCGCCGCCCTCCTGGAGCGCGGCCACGGGCTGTTCGTCGAGTCCAGCGCCCACCCGGTGCTGACCATCGGCGTCCAGGAGACCATCGAGGCCGCCGGCTCCCCGGCCGTCACCCAGGGCACCCTGCGCCGTGAAGAGGGCGGCCCGCAGCGCTTCCTCGCCTCCCTCGCCCAGGCCTGGACCCACGGCGCCCCCGTCGACTGGCAGACCGTCTACGCCTCCCAGGAGGCCGCGCGCGTCGACCTGCCGACCTACGCCTTCCAGCGCGAGCACTACTGGCTCGAGGTGGCCGACTCCGGTTCCGGCGACGTGACCGCCGCCGGTCTCGGCGCCGCCGACCACCCCCTCCTCGGTGCGACCGTCCGCCTCGCCGACGGAGACCAGGCCGTCCTCACCGGGCGCCTGTCGCTGCGCACCCACCCCTGGCTCGCCGACCACGCCGTGAACGGCACGGTCATCCTCCCCGGCACCGCGTTCGTCGAGCTGGCCGTCCGCGCCGGCGACGAGGCCGGCTGCGACACCCTCGACGAACTGACCCTGGAAGCCCCGCTCGTCCTGCCCCCCGAGAGCGCGGCCCGCCTCCAGCTCGTCGTCGGCGGCCCCGAATCCGACGGCCGCAGGCCCGTGGCCCTCTACTCCCTCCCCGAGGACGCCCCCGAGGGCACCCCGTGGACCCGCCACGCCACCGGTCTGCTGCTCGGCGCCCGCCGCGAACCGGCCTTCGACCTCTCCGCCTGGCCGCCGCCCGGCGCCGAACCCGTCTCCCTCGACGGCTTCTACGAGGCCCTCTCCGGGGCCGGCTACCAGTACGGGCCCGCCTTCCAGGGCCTGAGCGCGGTGTGGAAGCAGAGCGACGGCGACGAGATCTACGCCGAGGTCGCCCTCGCCCACGAGCAGCACGACGACGCCGCCCGGTTCGGCCTCCACCCCGCCCTCCTCGACGCCGCCCTGCACGCCGGCCTGGTGCCGGCCGCCCGCGGCGAGGCCGAAGGCGTACGCCTGCCGTTCTCCTGGAACGGGGTCACCCTCCACGCGGTCGGCGCGACCGCGCTGCGCGTGCGGATCTCCCCGGCCGGGGAGGACGGCGTCGGCCTGGAGATCGCCGACGCCACGGGCCGACCCGTCGCCACCGTCGGCGCCCTGGTGTCCCGGGCCGTCACCGCCGCGTCCCTCGACTCCGGGCCGGCCACCGACGACTCCCTGTTCCGGCTGGACTGGACGGCCGTGGACACGGACGGCCTCCCGCAGGACGCCGCGCCGCACGACTGGTTCGTGCTCGGCGAGGACCGCCTCGGCGTCGAGGCCGCCTTCCAGCGGCTCGGCGCGTTCCCGCAGATCTTCGACGACGTGGCCACCCTCGGCGACGCCGTCGCCGCCGGACTGCCCGCCCCCGAGGTCGTCGTACTGCCCGTCGGCAGCGCCCCGGCCACGTCGGCCGGCTCCGCCGCCGCGCTCGCCGACGCGGTCCGCGAGGAGACCGCCCGGATCCTCACGGTCCTCCAGGACTGGCTCGCGGACGAGCGGCTGGAGGGCGCCCGCCTGGCGGTCGTCACCCGCGGCGCCGTCTCCGTACGACCCGGCGAGGACGTCACCGACCTGGTGCACGCCCCGCTGTGGGGCCTGGTCCGCTCCGCGCAGGCCGAGAACCCCGGCCGGCTGCTGCTCGTCGACCTCGACGCGGCCGAGGACGCCGCCGCCGCGCTCCCGGCGGCCGTGGCCGCCGCGCACCGGGCCGGCGAACCGCAGGCCGCCGTGCGGGACGCGGCCGTGCTCGCGCCGCGCCTGGTCCGGGGGACCGCCCCCGGCGGCACCCTGACGCCCCCGCGGTCCGCCGCGCACTGGCAGCTCGCCGCCTCCGGCGGGACCCTGGACCACCTGGCCCTCGTGCCCGCCGGGACCCGGCCGCTCGCCGAGGGCGAGATCCGTGTCGCGGTCCGCGCCGCGGGCCTGAACTTCCGCGACGTGATGATCGCGCTCGGCATGTACCCGGGCGACGCGACGATGGGCAACGAGGGCGCCGGCGTCGTCACCGAGGTGGGCTCCGGCGTCAGCGGACTCGCCGTCGGCGACCGGGTGATGGGCCCGGTCCCGGGCGCTTTCGGCCCGGACACGGTGGCCGACCGGCGCGTCGTCACCCGTATCCCCGACGGCTGGACCTTCGAACAGGCCGCGTCCGCGCCGACCGCGTTCCTCACCGCGTACTACGCGCTGGTGGAGCTGGCGGGGCTGAAGGCCGGCGAGCGGGTGCTGGTGCACGCCGCGGCCGGTGGTGTGGGTTCGGCGGCGGTGCAGATCGCCCGGCACCTGGGTGCCGAGGTGTTCGGTACGGCCAGCGAGGGCAAGTGGGACGCGCTGCGCGCGGCCGGTCTCGACGACGCCCACATCGCCTCCTCCCGTGACGCCTCCTTCGAGGAGCGCTTCTCCACCGCCACCGGCGGCGAGGGCGTCGACGTCGTCCTGAACTCCCTCGCCGGCGAACTCACCGACGCCTCGCTGCGGCTGCTGCCGCGCGGCGGCCGCTTCGTCGAGATGGGCAAGACCGATGTCCGCGACCCGCAGGACATCGAACGGGACCACACCGGCGTCGCCTACCGGGCCTTCGACCTCGCCGAAGCCGGACCGGAGCGCATCGCCGAGATGCTCGCCGAGCTGGGCCGGCTGTTCGAGGCGGGCGTGCTCCAGCCGCTGCCGGTCCGTACGTGGGACATCCGGCGGGCGCCGGAGGCCTTCCGGTTCATGAGCCAGGCCAAGCACGTGGGCAAGATCGTCCTGACGGTCCCGCAGGGCTGGGACCCGGCCGGCACCGTCCTGATCACGGGCGGTACGGGCACCCTGGGCGCGCTGGTCGCCAAGCACCTGGTCACCGAGCACGGCGTACGGAACCTGCTGCTGGCCGGCCGACGCGGCCCGGACGCCCCCGGGGCCGCCGAACTGGTCGCCGAGATAGCCGAGTTGGGCGCTACGGCCGAGGTCGTGGCCTGCGACGCCGCCGACCGCGACGCACTGGCCGCCCTCCTCGCCGCCATCCCCGCCGACCGGCCGCTGCGCGGAGTCGTCCACACCGCCGGAGTCCTCGACGACGGGGTGATCGCCTCCCTCGACGCCGACCGGCTCGGCGCCGTCCTGCGCCCCAAGGCGGACGCGGCCGCGCTCCTCCACGAGCTCACCCGCGACCTGGACCTCACCGCCTTCGTCCTGTTCTCCTCCGCGGCAGGGGTCATCGGCGGCCCCGCCCAGGGCAACTACGCCGCCGCCAACGCCTTCCTGGACGCCCTCGCCCAGCACCGCTGCGCCCAGGGCCTGCCCGCCACCTCACTCGCCTGGGGCCTGTGGGACAAGGCCAGCGGCATGACCGGCCACCTCTCCGAGGAGGACGTGGCCCGCATGGCCCGCTCCGGCATGGTCGCCTTCTCCCCGGCCGAGGGCCTCGCGCTCCTCGACGCGGGCGTCACCGGCGGCGCACCCCTGCTGGTGCCCGTACGCCTGGACGCGGCCGCCCTGCGCACCATGGCCACCGGCGGCACCCTGCCCGCGCTCGCCCGCGGCCTGGTCCGCGTACCGGGCCGCCGCACCGTCGAGAACGCCGACGGCGCGGGCGGCTCCGCGCTCGCCCGCCGACTGACCGCACTGACCCCCGACGACCAGCTGCGGACCCTGCTCGACCTGGTCCGCACCCACGCGGCCGCCGTCCTCGGACACTCCGCCGCCGAGGCCGTCGGCGCCGAGAAGGCCTTCAAGGAGCTCGGCTTCGACTCGCTGACCGCGGTCGAACTGCGCAACCGGCTCGGCGCGGCCACCGGACTGCGGCTGCCCGCCACCATCGTCTTCGACCACCCCACCCCGGCCTCCCTCGCCCGCCAGCTGCGTACCGCACTCCTCGGCGACGCCGAGCGGGAGCAGCAGGACAACGCCCCCCTCACCGCCCCGGCCGCCGACGGCGACCCGGTCGTGATCGTCGGCATGGCCTGCCGCTTCCCCGACGGCGTGGACTCGCCCGAAGCGCTGTGGCGGCTCGTCGCCGAAGGCGGCGACGCCATCGGCGCCTTCCCCGCCAACCGCGGCTGGGACCTGGACGCCATCTACGACCCCGAGCCCGGCACGCCCGGCCGCACCTACGTGAAGGAAGGGGGATTCCTGCACGACGCGGGCCGCTTCGACGCCGAGCTGTTCGGGATCTCCCCGCGCGAGGCCCTCGCCATGGACCCGCAGCAGCGGCTCGTCCTGGAAGGCGCCTGGCAGGTCTTCGAACGGGCCGGCATCGACCCCGCCACCCTCAAGGGCACCCGCACCGGCGTCTTCGTCGGCGCCGTGCCGTCCGGGTACGCCACCGAACTGTGCGAGATCCCCGAAGGCGTCGAGGGCTACTTCGGCACCGGCCTCTCCAACAGCGTCATCTCCGGCCGCGTCGCCTACAGCTTCGGCCTCGAGGGCCCCGCCGTCACCGTCGACACCGCCTGCTCCTCCTCGCTGGTCGCCCTGCACCTGGCCGCGCAGTCCCTGCGCCAGGGCGAGTGCTCGATGGCCCTCGCGGGCGGCGTCGCCGTCATGTCGACCCCCGCCGAGTTCCTGGAGTTCGGACGCCAGCGGGCGCTGGCCGCCGACGGCCGCGCCAAGGCCTTCGCCGGAGCCGCCGACGGCACCGCCTTCTCCGAGGGCCTCGGCGTCCTCCTCCTGGAGAAGCTCTCCGACGCCCGCCGCAACGGACACCGCGTCCTGGCCGTCGTCCGCGGCTCCGCCACCAACCAGGACGGCGCCAGCAACGGACTGACCGCCCCCAGCGGCCCCTCCCAGCAGCGCGTCATCCGCCAGGCCCTGGCCTCCGCCAAGCTCGCCGCACAGGACGTCGACGCCGTCGAGGCCCACGGCACCGGCACCAAGCTGGGCGACCCCATCGAGGCGCACGCCCTGCTCGCCACCTACGGCCAGGGCCGCGACGAGGACCGGCCGCTGTGGCTCGGCTCCCTCAAGTCCAACATCGGCCACACCCAGGCCGTCTCCGGCATCGCCGGCGTCATCAAGTCCGTGATGGCCCTGCGCCACGGCGTCCTCGCCAAGACCCTGCACGTCGACGAGCCCTCCCCGCACGTGGAATGGTCCACCGGCTCCGTCGAGCTGCTCACCGAGCAGCGCGCCTGGCCCGAGACCGGCCACCCGCGCCGCGTCGGCGTCTCCTCCTTCGGCCTCAGCGGCACGAACGCCCACGTCATCCTGGAGCAGTCCCCCCTGGCCGCCACGGACCACGACCGGGCGCCCGAGGACACCGGGCGCCCCGCCGTGGCCGGAGTGCTGGCCGCCACCGTGCCCTGGACCCTGACCGGCAAGAACCCCGCCGCCCTCCAGGCGCAGGCCCAGCGGCTGCACGACCACCTCGCCGCCGACGTCGACCTGTCCCTGTCCGACGTCGCGCTGTCCCTGGCCACCACCCGGGCCCGCCTGGACCACCGGGCCGCCGTCGTCCTCGGCAGCCGCGAGGAAGCCCTCGCCGGACTGGCCGCGCTGGCCGCCGGAGCGCCCGCCGGACAGACCGTCACCGGCGCCGCCGACATCGAGGGCAAGACGGTGTTCGTCTTCCCCGGCCAGGGCTCCCAGTGGGCCGGCATGGGGGCCGAACTCCTCGACGCCTCGCCGGTGTTCGCGGCTCGGTTCGCGGAGGTCGCGGCGGCTGTTGAGGCTCACGTCGACTGGTCCGTGGAGGGTGTGCTGCGGGGGGCCGAGGGTACTCCGGAGCTGACCCGTATCGAGGTGCTCCAGCCGGTCCTGTTCACCGTGATGGTGTCCCTTGCCGAGCTGTGGCGTGCGGCCGGTGTGGTGCCGGACGCGGTCGTGGGTCACTCGCAGGGCGAGATCGCGGCCGCGGCCGTGTCGGGTGCGCTGTCGCTGGAGGACGCGGCCAAGGTGGTCGTGCTCCGCTCGCAGCTGTTCGCGGACGAGTTGGTGGGCTGTGGCGCGGTGGCTTCGGTGTCGCTGGGTGCGGACGCGGTCCGGGCCCGGATCGCCCCGTACGGGGACGCGCTGTCCATCGCGGGCATCAACGGCCCGGGTACGGTCACCGTCGCCGGTGAGGTGGCCCCGCTGGAGGAACTGGTCGCGGCCCTGGAGGCCGACGGCATCCGGGCCAAGGTCATCCCCTCGACGGTGGCCTCCCACTGCGCCCAGGTCGACCGCCTCAAGGACCAGGTGATCGAACTCCTCTCGTTCGTCCGGCCGCGCGCCGGCTCCGTCCCGCTGTACTCCACCGTCACCGGCGAGGTCCTGGACGGCTCCGAGCTGACCGCCGCCTACTGGTACGAGAACTGCCGGCAGCCCGTCTCCTTCGAGCCCGTCGTCCGCTCCCTCCTGGCGGAGGGCTTCCGGGCGTTCGTGGAGTCCAGCGCCCACCCCGTCCTCGTGTACGGAGTCCTGGAGACCGCCGAGGCCGCCGGATCCGAGGCCCTGGCCCTGGGCACCCTGCGCCGCGAGGAGGGCGGCCTCGCCCGCTTCTACACCTCGCTCGCCGCCGCCTGGACCCGGGGCATCGACGTCGACTGGCGCTCCGTCCTCGCCGGACGCGGCGCGCGCCCCGTCGAGCTCCCCACGTACGCCTTCCAGCAGCAGCGCTACTGGCTGGAGTCCGGCCCCGCCGAGGCCACCGCCCCGCAAGGCGCGGCCGAGGAGACCGAGGGCGCGTTCTGGTCGGCCGTGGAGGCCGGAGACCTGGACTCCCTCGCCGAGACCGTCGGCCTCGACGGCGACCGTCCGCTGCGCGACCTGCTGCCCGAGCTCGCCACCTGGCGGCGCGGCCGCCGCGAGCGCTCCACCGTCGACTCCTGGCGCTACGACGTCGACTGGACCCTGCTGCCCGAGGACGCCACCGACCGGCTCACCGGCGGCTGGCTCGTCGTGGAACCGCTGCACGCCGCCGACCCCGGCCGCACCGGGGCCACCGTCGCCGCGCTCGCCGCGCAGGGCGCCGAGGTCCACCGGATCGTCCTCGACCCGGCCGAGGCCGACCGCACCGCCTGGGCCTCCCAGCTGCCCGACGGCCCCCTCACCGGCGTGGTGAGCCTGCTCGGCGACGCCGCCGACCGGGACGCCGTCGCCACCGGCACCCTCGTCCTCGTCCAGGCCCTCGGCGACGCCGGCGTCACCGCACCCCTGTGGGTGCTCACGCACGGCGCCGTCGCCACCGGGCCGGCGGACGCGCCCGCCGACCCCGTCCAGGCCCAGCTGTGGGGCCTCGGCCGGGTCGTCGGCCTCGAACAGCCCCGTACCTGGGGCGGCCTCGTCGACCTGCCGGCGGAGCCGGACGAGCGGGCCGCGGCCCGGCTCGCCCGGGTCCTCACCGGCCTCGGCGACGAGGACCAGGTCGCGGTCCGGGCCGGCGGTGCCTTCGGCCGCCGCCTGGTGCGCTCCCCGCTCGGCGACCGCGAGCCGGTCCGCCGCTGGGAGCCGTCCGGGACCGTCCTGGTCACCGGCGGCACCGGAGGCGTCGGCGCCCGCGTCGCCCGCCGGCTCGCCGCCACCGGCGCCGCCCACCTCGTCCTCACCAGCCGGCGCGGCGCCGACGCCCCGGGAGCCGCCGAACTCGCCGCCGAGCTCCGCGCCCTGGGCGCCGACGTCACCATCCCGGCCTGCGACGTGTCCGACCGCGAACAGCTCAAGGCGGTCCTCGACGCGATCCCGGCCGGGCAGCCCCTGACCGCCGTCGTCCACGCCGTCGGCATCGTCCAGTCGACCCTCGTCGACGAGATGACCACCGACGAGTACCGGAAGATCAACGAAGGCAAGATCGACGGCGCCCGCCACCTCGACGAGCTGCTCGGCGACACCGCACTCGACGCGTTCGTCCTGTTCTCCTCGAACTCCGGTGTCTGGGGCAGCGGCCGGCACGGCGGCTACGCCCCCGGCAACGCCTACCTCGACGCGTTCGCACAGCAGCGCCGGGCCCGCGGCCTGACCGCCACCTCCCTCGCCTGGGGCGCCTGGGGCGGCGGCGGCATGATGGAGGGCGAGGGCGTCGAGGAGTACATGCGCCGTCGCGGCGTCATCGAGATGGACCCCGAACTCGCCCTGAACGCGATGGTCCAGGCCGTGGAGCACGACGAGGTGTTCCGTGCCGTCGCCGACGTCGAATGGGAGCGCTTCGCCCGCGGCTTCACCTCCGGCCGCCCCAGCCCGCTCATCCAGGGCGTCCCCGAGGCCCGCGCCGCCCTGAAGGCCGCCGAAGAGCCCACGCAGACGGCGGCGGCCGCCACCGGGGCCGCGGCCCGGCTCGTCGAAGAGCTCACCGCGGCGAACCCCGCCGAGCGCGAGACGATCCTCCTCGACCTGGTGCGCGAGAAGGTGGCCGGGGTCCTGGGCCACGACTCGGGCGACGCCATCGAACCCGGCCGCGCCTTCAAGGGCCTCGGCTTCGACTCGCTGACCGCCGTCGAACTGCGCGACCGGCTCGGCGCCGCCACCGGCCTCAAGCTCCCCGCCACGATCGTCTTCGACTACCCCAACCCGGCGGCCCTCGCCGGACACCTGCGCGGCGCCCTGCTGCCGGAGTCGACGGCACCCGTCGGATCGGTCCTCGACGAACTCGACCGCCTCGAAGGCGCGCTCGCCGCCACCGACCCCGACACCGACACCCGCACCAAGCTCAAGCAGCGCCTCGAGGCACTGCTGTGGACCTGGGGCGGCGCGGACGCCACCCCCGACGAGAGCACCGGCGAGGGCCTCACCACGGCCACCGCCGACGACATGTTCGCCCTGCTCGACAAAGAGCTGGGCACCTCCTGA